ATATGACGCGCGTGCACTTCGGTCACGGAGATGTTTTTGCTCTCGCCACGCAGATCGTTGACCTTCAGGATATGGAAGCCAACGCCGGAACGAATCGGGCCGACGATGTCGCCTTTTTTCGCTGAGCTAACAGCCTGCGCAAAAATGGTTGGCAGCTCTTCAATTTTGCCCCAGCCCATATTGCCGCCTTTCAACGCCTGTGGATCGGCTGAGTAAGTGACCGCCAGCTTGCCAAAATCGGCTCCGCCCTTGATCTCACCAACTAGCTGCTTCGCCAGCGCTTCCTGATCGTCAACCTGCTGTTGCGTCGGGTTTTCCGACAGCGGCAGCAGAATGTGGCTCAGGTTCAGCTCGGTACCCTGACTGTTCTGTGCGGCAACCTGCTTAGCCAGCGTGTCCACTTCCTGCGGCAGAATGGTGACACGACGACGCACTTCGTTGTTACGCACTTCGGCAATCTGCATTTCTTTACGGATCTGGGCACGATAGGTTTGGTAGTTCGCACCATCGTAAGCCAGGCGGCTACGCAGCTGATCCAGCGACATGCGGTTTTGTGCCGCAATGTTTTGAATCGCCTGATCGAGCTGTTCGTCGGTAACCTGCACGCCCATTTTTTGCCCCATCTGCAGGATAATATTATCCATGATCTGGCGCTCCAGAATCTGATGACGCAGCGTGCGATCGTCAGGTAACTGTTGTCCTGCCTGCTGTGCCTGAGCTTTCACCGATTGCATCATGCCATCGACATCGCTTTCCAGCACCACACCGTTGTTTACTACAGCGGCAACTTTATCAACCATTTGCGGGGCTGCGAACGCGGTGTTAGCCGTCAGTGCCACACCAAGAATCAGCATTCTCCAGTTCTTCATACTTTTTCCATTCTTTTTTCCGCACAGCGGGATTGCATGTCAAATATCACAACATCAGAAAGCGCGCTGGTAAGGCAAGATTCCCTGACGCAGCATCTGGTTGGTGCCCAGTCCATAGTTGGAACTCAGACCACGTAACTCAATGTTGAACGAGATTTGGTTGTCATATTTACTGTTGTTGTTTTCCCAACCGTTAATTTTGCGCTCGTATCCCAGGCGGATCGCGTAACAGCATGAGCTGTACTGCAAGCCAACCAGCTGATCGGCCGGTTTAGATGCCTTGGTATCGTAGTAATAGGCACCGACAACGGACCAGGCATCAGCAATTGGCCAGCTGGCGGTTGCGCCTACCTGCGAAATGCCATCTTTGTAAATCGGGTTAGACGAAATATCCTGATCTAATGCCGTGGCCACATAGTCCGGGCTGCTGTAGCGATAGCTCAGCTGCATCATACGATCGGCATCACGGCGATATTCCAGAATCGCATTACCCTGAGAGACATTATCGAGGCGCGTATCGTACTGAATCCCGCCACGCACGCCCCAACGATCGCTAATTTTCCAGTATGAATCACCTGCCCACACCAAGCTGCCGGTATCATCTTCCTTGCTAATCTGGTTTAAACCAGTGCGGGAAGGGGTAAACGAGTAGATTTGACCTACAGAAACGTTAAAACGTTCAACCAGATCGTTATCATAAATTCGCGAGGTGATGCCGGTCGCGACATCGTTCGCCGAAGCGATGCGATCCAGGCCGCTGTAAGTGCGATCGCGGAACAGACCGGTGTAGTCAGTTTGCAGCAGCGTCGAGTCAAACGACATGATGTTGCTTTGGTTGCGATAAGGGATATAGAGGTACTGCACACGCGGTTCCAGCGTCTGCGTATAACCTTCTGCCCAATCCATATCACGGTCAAACACCATGCGGCCGTCAACCTTGAACTGCGGCATGACGCGGTTTACCGACTCTTTCAGCTGATTATTACGATCGGTATCCACCGAGTTATTGTAAAACTCAACGCCATCCTGCTGATAATGGGTTGCCAGCAGCTTCGCTTCGGTATCCAGGCTTGCCCAGCCGTTTGACAGCGGCAGGTTGATCGTCGGCTCGACGTGTAAACGCGTGGCGTCCGGATAGCGTTCATTGACGTTGGTAAACTTCACCGCCTGTCCATAAATGCGCGTATCAAAAGGCCCAACGTCGTTCTGATAATAGTTGAGGTCCAGCTGCGGCTGCGCACGATAGATATTGTTATTACGGTTGATCGAGAAGACCTGGAAATCCTTACTCGACAGCGTCGCATCCCAGTTGGTGTCGGCATAACCGATACTGAACTTCTGCGTGGCGTAACCATCTGTCGACGTATAGTAAGTCGAGCTCAGGTCGTTGAAATAGTAAGGATCGCTGACCTTGGTGTAGTCGGCGTTAAAGCGCCAGTGCTGATCGTAAACCCCGGCATGACGCCAGTAGAACAGCCAGCGGTCAGAGTCGTCGTTCTGGGAAATATTACGGATCGCTTTATCTTTATCGTACTGCTTGTCAGAACCCAGATAGTCAAACTCAATCAGGCCTGCGCCCGCATCGGTCAGGTAGCGGAATTCGTTTTGCAGCTGCGTACCGCGACGGCTCATGTAGTGCGGCGTAATGGTCGCATCCGCCTGTGGCGCGATGTTCCAGTAATAGGGCAGCATGAACTCAAAACCGTTATTGCTGCCATATTTTGCATTAGGGATCAGAAAGCCGGAGCGTCGGCGATCGCCGATCGGTAACTGCAAATAAGGGCTGTAAAACACCGGCACCGCGCCGATTTTGAAGCGGGCATTCCAGATTTCTGCAACCTGTTCTTCACGATCCTGAATGATCTCAGAACCTACCACGCTCCAGCTGTTATAGCCGGGCAGGCAAGAGGTAAAGCTACCGTTTTCAAGAATGGTGTAGCGGTTTTCACCACGCTGCTTCATCTGATCGGCGACGCCGCGACCCTGGCGATCAACCATCTGATAGCTGCCGTTCCAGACATTGGTATCTTTGGTATTCAGATTTGACCAGGCTTTCGGACCTTTCAGGATGACCTGATTGTCGTCGTAGTGCACATTACCCAGCGCATCGATGGTGCGCGTTGGCGTAGTTTCGCCAGGCTGTTGGCGCTGGTGAAGCTGCATTTCGTCAGCCTGCAGTCGGCTGTTGCCCTGCTGTACATCAACGTTACCGGTGAATACCGCATCATCCGGATAGTTGCCTTTTACGGCATCTGAGTTGATGGTGACCGGCAGCTGATTGGTTTGCCCCTGAACCAGAGGACGGTTGTAACTGGGTACACCCAACATGCACTGCGACATCAAATCATCGGCGAGCGTCTGCTGGCTATACAAGGCTGCGCCAATCATAGTGGCCAGCAGGGTAGGTATACGTTTTTTCATACGCGGTATCGAGTATTCCGTGATAACTGGCATCATGCCGACAAACGGTCAGAGACTAACTTACTGCACTTCGTAGCGCCAGTGTTAATCCTGCTCTGCCCGCGTTGACGTTAGGCGGTGGAGTAAATGACAGGTATGATAATGCAATTTCGAGCCGTGAGCATGGCGAATTGAGGAGTTTATGCGCTACTGGGGAAAAGTAATCGGTTTGGTGTTGGGATTGATTTCTGGCGCAGGCTTTTGGGGTCTCGTTCTTGGCCTGATTTTCGGCCACGTAGTGGATAAAATTCGCAGCAAAAAGGGACAGGGCTATTTTGCCAATCAGCAGGCGCGACAAAATCTCTTTTTCCGCACCACCTTTCAGGTCATGGGCCATTTGACCAAGTCGAAAGGCCGGGTGACCGAAGCAGATATTCAGATCGCTTCTTTATTAATGGAACGTATGCAACTGCACGGCGCTGCACGCACCGCAGCGCAGCAGGCGTTTCGCGAAGGCAAGCAGGGCGATTATCCGCTACGCAACAAATTACGTGAATTGCGCAGCGCCTGTTTCGGCCGCTTCGATTTAATTCGTATGTTTCTGGAGATTCAGATTCAGGCTGCGTTCGCCGACGGCTCGCTGCATCCCAATGAACGGCAGGTGTTATACGTGATTGCTGAAGAGCTCGGCATCTCACGCACGCAGTTCGATCAATTTCTGCGCATGATGCAGGGCGGCCAGCAATTTGGTGGTGGTCAGCATTCGCAGAGCAGTTCTTCACACGGCGGTCACTTTCAGCAGCGCGGCCCTACGCTTGAAGATGCGTGCAGCGTGCTTGGCGTGAAGCCTGGCGATGACGCCATTACCATCAAGCGCGCCTATCGCAAGCAGATGAGCGAGCATCATCCTGACAAACTGGTGGCCAAAGGCCTGCCGCCGGAAATGATGGAGATGGCCAAGCAAAAAGCGCAGGAGATACAGGCGGCCTATGATCTTATCCGCCGTGAAAAAGGGTTGAAGTAATCGGGCTATCTTGCCTGCCATTTTCTCCACGGGCAGTGCGCGCAATCCTCACGTACTTCAGTACGCGACGGTTGCTGTGCGCTGACCGCAAATAAACCGCCTGCGCCAATAACCTCTCCAGTCCCGCAACATTCAATACCCTTTACAATCGTTCTTCCAGGCGCTTCTTATTCACGTTGTTGACGTTGACCGTTTGATATTTAAAAGCATCAAAACCGCCTGCAAGTCACAATCCAAATCCCGTTAAAACTCCGCGGGCTGCCGAAACGTCATCGGCGTGCCATATTGAGGATGGGTAATCGTCAGCATCTCCGCATGCAGCAGCAGACGAGCCGCCATCGCTTTGGCTTCATCGTGGGCATAAAAGCCGTCGCCTAAAATAGGATGGCCCAGCGCCAGCATATGCACGCGCAGCTGATGAGAGCGGCCGGTGATCGGCGTAAGCTGCACGCTGGCGCTGTTGTCATCACGGTATTCCAGCACCTCATATTCCGTTTGCGCCGCTTTACCGGTTTCAAAACAGACTTTCTGTTTTGGCCGATTTGGCCAGTCGCAAATCAGCGGCAGATCGATCACGCCTTTCTCTGCGGCAGGATGTCCCCAGACGCGCGCCTGATAACGCTTGGCGGGTTCACGCTCACGAAACTGCCGCTTCAGCTCACGCTCGGCGGCTTTGGTCAGCGCCACGATAATCACGCCGCTGGTCGCCATATCGAGGCGATGCACCGATTCAGCCGCAGGATAATCGCGCTGAATGCGCGTCATAACGCTATCTTTGTGCTCGGGCTGGCGGCCCGGCACCGAGAGTAATCCGCTGGGCTTGTTGACCACCATGATGTGGTCATCCTGATACAGCACGTGCAGCCAGGGTTCCAGCGGCGGGTTATAGGGTTCCATCATCTTTTCCAGGGGGGCGCCAGGCGCCCCGAATGGTTATTGGTGCGTAACGACAATAAGACGCAGCGCATCGAGTCGCCAGTTGGCTTCGCTGAGCGCAGAGAGCACCTGCTCGCGGTTGCTTTCCAGCGCCTCAATTTCATCTTCACGGATGTTAGGGTTTACTTTTTTCAGCGCGTTAAGCCGCGACAGTTCAGCGCTTAGCTTCTCATCGGCTTCCTGACTCGCCCGGGCAATCAGCGCTCGTGCTTCATCAGCAATGGTTGGCTCCGACAGCTTGATGATTTCGTGCACATCCTGTTGCACGGCATTCACCAGTTTGCTGCCAGTATGACGATTCACCGCGTTGAGCTGGCGGTTAAAGCTCTCAAACTCCACCTTATCGGCGAGGTTAGTACCTTTACGGTCGATCAGCATACGCACCGGCGTCGGCGGCAGGAAACGCGTCAGCTGCAGCCCTTTAGGCGCCTGCGCTTCAACCACATAAATCATCTCAACCAGCAGAGTACCCACCGGCAACGCTTTGTTTTTCAGCAGGGAGAGCGCACAGCTGCCGGTATCACCAGACAACACCAGATCCAGCCCGTTACGGATGATTGGATGTTCCCAGGTAATGAACTGCGTATCTTCCCGCGACAGCGCCTGCTCACGGTTGAAGGTGATGGTGCAGCCTTCTTCTGGCAGACCCGGGAAATCGGGTACCAGCATGTGATCGGACGGCGTCAGCACAATCAGGTTATCGCTGCGATCATCCTGATTGATACCCACGATATCAAACAGATTCAACGCGAAATTCACCAGATCGGTATCATTGTCCTGCGCGGCAATGCTGTCAGCCAGCGCCAGTGCCTGTTCGCCGCCGTTGGAGTTCAGTTCCAGCAGGCGATCGCGTCCCTGTTCCAGCTGTTGACGCATCGCGTCGTGCTGCTCACGACAGCTAACGATGAAGTCATCCAGACCCTGCGGGTTTTCCGGCGCCGCCAGCATCTCAATCAGCTGCGGATAAACGCTGTCATAAATGGCACGGCCAGTTGGGCAAGTGTGCTCAAAGGCATCCAGCCCTTCGTGATACCAGCGCAGCAGCACGGCCTGCGCGGTTTTCTCAAGATAAGGGACAAAAATCTGGATATCATTTGCCTGACCAATACGATCCAGACGGCCAATGCGCTGCTCCAGCAGGTCGGGATTAAACGGCAGATCAAACATCACCAGGCTGCTGGCAAACTGGAAGTTACGGCCTTCTGAACCAATTTCAGAGCAGAGCAGCACCTGCGCGCCGTTCTCTTCCGAGGCGAAGTAAGCCGCCGCGCGGTCGCGTTCAATGATCGACAGGCCTTCATGGAATACCGCGGCACGGATACCCTCGCGCTCACGCAGTACCTGCTCCAGCTGCAGCGCGGTGGCCGCTTTGGCACAGATCACCAGCACTTTTTCATCACGGTGGCTGGTCAGATACCCCATCAACCATTCCACGCGCGGATCGAAGTTCCACCAGGTGCCAGTTTCGCCTTCAAACTCCTGATAAATCTGCTCCGGATAAAGCATGTCGCGTGCGCGCTCATCCACCGTTTTACGGGCGCTCATGATGCCGGAGACCTTGATCGCCGTCTGATACTGCGTCGGCAGCGGCAGCAGAATCGGATGCAGTTCGCGCTTTGGAAAGCCTTTGACGCCATTGCGAGTATTACGGAACAGCACGCGGCTGGTGCCGTGGCGATCCATCAGCATGGCGATCAGCGATTTACGTGCTTCCAGCTTACCTTCACGGTCGCTGTTCGCCACCTGCAGCAGGGCGGTAATATCTTCTTCGCCCATCAGCGCATTCAGACGATCGAGTTCTTCATTGCCGAGCACGTTATCGGCCAGCAGCAGGCTCACCGCATCAGCGATCGGACGGAAGTTTTTCTGCTCTGCTACAAACTGCTCAAAATCGTGGAAGCGGTTGGGATCGAGCAGACGCAGGCGCGCAAAGTGGCTTTCCATGCCGAGCTGTTCCGGCGTGGCGGTCAGCAGCAACACGGCTGGGATCTGCTCGGCCAGCTGTTCAATCACTTGATATTCACGGCTCGGTTCGCCTTCGCTCCACGCCAGATGATGCGCTTCATCGACCACCAGCAGATCCCATTCCGCATCGGCCAACTGCTCAAGACGCTGTTTGTTGCGGCGTACAAAGTCGAGCGAACAGATGATCATCTGCTCGGTATCAAACGGGTTAGCGCTGTCGAGGCGCGCTTCGGCGTAACGGTCGTCGTCAAACAGCGCGAAACGCAGGTTAAAGCGACGCAGCATTTCCACCAGCCACTGATGCTGCAGCGTTTCCGGCACCACGATCAGCACGCGTTCGGCGCGGCCCGCCAGATACTGCTGCTGAATGATCATGCCGGCTTCAATGGTTTTGCCCAAACCCACTTCATCTGCCAGCAGCACGCGCGGTGCGTGGCGACGGCCAACATCGTGTGCGATATGCAGCTGATGCGGAATCAGATTGGTGCGCATGCCACGCAGGCCGCTGGTCGGCAGGCGATACTGCTCGCTGTGATATTTACGGGCGCGAAAACGCAGGGCAAAACGATCCATACGATCGAGCTGGCCGGCAAACAGGCGATCCTGCGGCTTGCTGAACACCAGCTTACTGTCGAGCATCACTTCACGCAGCACGACGCCGGTTTCTGCCGTGTCGAGACGCGTGCCGACATAGCTGACGACCTCATTCTCTTCGAGGACTTCTTCAACTTCCAGCTGCCAGCCTTCATGGCTGGTGACGGTATCACCCGGATTAAACACGACACGGGTCACGGGCGAATCATTTCGGGCATACAGGCGGTTTTCACCGGTTGCGGGGAAGAGCAGGGTCACCATTCGGGCATCCACAGCCACCACGGTTCCCAATCCAAGTTCGCTTTCCGTATCGCTGATCCAGCGTTGACCAAGTTTAAAAGGCATAAATTAGTGGCTCGATTCTCGTCATAAAATGTGTAGGCCGTGGTCCGCATCGTTAGCAGCGGACCACGCTGGCGGTGATTTTTTGTCCATCATGGCGCGCATGGCGCAGTACTGCGGATCTCAATCAGCGGCAGCCTGGCTGCTCACGGGCAATACATTGCCGTCAGGCGGGAAGCCTGGTGAGATGTCAGCGCAGTGAGTTTCAGGAAGGGCGCTATGGTACTGGAAGGCCGTGCTTTCGTCACCTGTCAAAACAGCCCTAACTGACCCGTTATCAGTGTAGCAAAGTCATCGCCGACAAAAGGCAGGATGCCATCGGCAACTGGCTGCAGCTGGCGCGTAACGTAGTGATCGTAATCCAGCGGCGTCGTGCGCACCTCCAGCGGCTCCGGGCCCGATGTCGCCATGACATAGCGAATAGATCCGCCTTTTTGATAACGCAGCGGGCGTCCCAGCTTCTGATTTTGCTCATCCGCAATGCGCGCCGCGCGTACGTGCGGCGGCACGTTTCGTTCATATTCATGCAACGGGCGGCGCAAACGCTTTTTGTAGACCAGCTCCTCATCCAGCTTACCGTCGAGCAGCTGTTGCACGGTTTCAAGAATAAATGCCTGCCAGGGCTGATGAGTAAAAATACGCAGATAGAGCGCTTGCTGAAAGCGTTGCGCCAGCGGCGTCCAGTCGGTGCGTACCGTCTCCAGCCCTTTAAAAACCATGCGCTGTTGCGTGCCTTCGCCGGTTAATCCGGCATAGCGTTTTTTGCTGCCCTGTTCCGCACCGCGGATGGTGGGCATCAGGAAGCGGCTAAAATGGGTTTCATATTCCAGCTCCAGCGCGCTGGTCAGGCCATACTTCTCCTGCAGGTGCTGTTGCCACCAGGCATTCACCTTTTGCACCAGCCGCTGCCCAATGTCATTCGCCTGCTGTTCGCTATGCGCCGTCTTCAGCCAGACAAAAGTGGAGTCGGTATCGCCGTAAATCACATCGTAGCCCTGGGCTTCAATCAGCTGCTGCGTCTGGCGCATGATTTCATGGCCACGCAGGGTAATTGAACTGGCCAGTCGTGGATCGAAAAAGCGGCAGGAAGGCGTACCCAGCACGCCATACAGCGCGTTCATAATGATTTTCAGCGCCTGTGATAGCGGTTGATTGCCCTGTTTTTTTGCCGCTTCGCGTCCCTGACCAATCTGCTCAACAATGGCGGGCAGGCAGTGATGCTGGCGCGAGAAGCGTGCGCCGCGAAACCCCTCTATGGATGACGCATCATCAGGATGCGCGAGGCCTTCCACCAATCCGATCGGATCGATAAGAAAGGTACGAATAATCGACGGATAAAGGCTTTTATAATCAAGCACCAACACGGAATCATACAGGCCGGGACGTGAATCCATTACGTAGCCGCCGGGGCTGGTTTCCGGCGCCACTTCGCCGATACCCGGTGCCACAAAACCGGCGCGGTGCATACGTGGCATATAAAGGTGGGTAAACGACGCTACCGAACCGCCATGCCGATCGGCAGGCAAACCGTTTACGCTGGCACGCTCCAGCAAAAAAGGCATGATTGCGGTTTTATGAAAGATGCGCGTGACCAGCTCGCAATCTTTGAGGTTGTAGCGGGCCAGCGCTGGCTTATCTTCGGCAAAGCGCTGGTTGATTTCATTCATGCGCTGCCACGGATTGTCGATCGCTTTGCCGTCGCCCAGCAATTCGCGCGACACCGACTCCAGGCTAAACGAGGCGAAATTCCAGAAGGCGGACTTCAGGGCCTCAATGCCGTCGATAATCAGTCGGCCGGTGGCCTGGGCAAAAAAAACGCCGGGCTTAAAGCCGTGTTCGCGCCACTCAAGGGCGGTTTGCTGACGGCCAAGACGCAGCGGAATGGCGTAGCGATCGG
The sequence above is drawn from the Duffyella gerundensis genome and encodes:
- the surA gene encoding peptidylprolyl isomerase SurA; protein product: MKNWRMLILGVALTANTAFAAPQMVDKVAAVVNNGVVLESDVDGMMQSVKAQAQQAGQQLPDDRTLRHQILERQIMDNIILQMGQKMGVQVTDEQLDQAIQNIAAQNRMSLDQLRSRLAYDGANYQTYRAQIRKEMQIAEVRNNEVRRRVTILPQEVDTLAKQVAAQNSQGTELNLSHILLPLSENPTQQQVDDQEALAKQLVGEIKGGADFGKLAVTYSADPQALKGGNMGWGKIEELPTIFAQAVSSAKKGDIVGPIRSGVGFHILKVNDLRGESKNISVTEVHARHILLKPSPIMTDAQARAKIEEIAADIKSGKTSFVQAAKNFSDDPGSANQGGDLGWTSPEVFDPAFRDALLRLQKGQISAPVHSSFGWHLIQLMDTRQVDKTDAAQKERAYRLLFNRKFAEEAQTWMQEQRASAYVKILDNNAQ
- the lptD gene encoding LPS assembly protein LptD; the encoded protein is MKKRIPTLLATMIGAALYSQQTLADDLMSQCMLGVPSYNRPLVQGQTNQLPVTINSDAVKGNYPDDAVFTGNVDVQQGNSRLQADEMQLHQRQQPGETTPTRTIDALGNVHYDDNQVILKGPKAWSNLNTKDTNVWNGSYQMVDRQGRGVADQMKQRGENRYTILENGSFTSCLPGYNSWSVVGSEIIQDREEQVAEIWNARFKIGAVPVFYSPYLQLPIGDRRRSGFLIPNAKYGSNNGFEFMLPYYWNIAPQADATITPHYMSRRGTQLQNEFRYLTDAGAGLIEFDYLGSDKQYDKDKAIRNISQNDDSDRWLFYWRHAGVYDQHWRFNADYTKVSDPYYFNDLSSTYYTSTDGYATQKFSIGYADTNWDATLSSKDFQVFSINRNNNIYRAQPQLDLNYYQNDVGPFDTRIYGQAVKFTNVNERYPDATRLHVEPTINLPLSNGWASLDTEAKLLATHYQQDGVEFYNNSVDTDRNNQLKESVNRVMPQFKVDGRMVFDRDMDWAEGYTQTLEPRVQYLYIPYRNQSNIMSFDSTLLQTDYTGLFRDRTYSGLDRIASANDVATGITSRIYDNDLVERFNVSVGQIYSFTPSRTGLNQISKEDDTGSLVWAGDSYWKISDRWGVRGGIQYDTRLDNVSQGNAILEYRRDADRMMQLSYRYSSPDYVATALDQDISSNPIYKDGISQVGATASWPIADAWSVVGAYYYDTKASKPADQLVGLQYSSCCYAIRLGYERKINGWENNNSKYDNQISFNIELRGLSSNYGLGTNQMLRQGILPYQRAF
- the djlA gene encoding co-chaperone DjlA yields the protein MRYWGKVIGLVLGLISGAGFWGLVLGLIFGHVVDKIRSKKGQGYFANQQARQNLFFRTTFQVMGHLTKSKGRVTEADIQIASLLMERMQLHGAARTAAQQAFREGKQGDYPLRNKLRELRSACFGRFDLIRMFLEIQIQAAFADGSLHPNERQVLYVIAEELGISRTQFDQFLRMMQGGQQFGGGQHSQSSSSHGGHFQQRGPTLEDACSVLGVKPGDDAITIKRAYRKQMSEHHPDKLVAKGLPPEMMEMAKQKAQEIQAAYDLIRREKGLK
- the rluA gene encoding bifunctional tRNA pseudouridine(32) synthase/23S rRNA pseudouridine(746) synthase RluA is translated as MEPYNPPLEPWLHVLYQDDHIMVVNKPSGLLSVPGRQPEHKDSVMTRIQRDYPAAESVHRLDMATSGVIIVALTKAAERELKRQFREREPAKRYQARVWGHPAAEKGVIDLPLICDWPNRPKQKVCFETGKAAQTEYEVLEYRDDNSASVQLTPITGRSHQLRVHMLALGHPILGDGFYAHDEAKAMAARLLLHAEMLTITHPQYGTPMTFRQPAEF
- the rapA gene encoding RNA polymerase-associated protein RapA; its protein translation is MPFKLGQRWISDTESELGLGTVVAVDARMVTLLFPATGENRLYARNDSPVTRVVFNPGDTVTSHEGWQLEVEEVLEENEVVSYVGTRLDTAETGVVLREVMLDSKLVFSKPQDRLFAGQLDRMDRFALRFRARKYHSEQYRLPTSGLRGMRTNLIPHQLHIAHDVGRRHAPRVLLADEVGLGKTIEAGMIIQQQYLAGRAERVLIVVPETLQHQWLVEMLRRFNLRFALFDDDRYAEARLDSANPFDTEQMIICSLDFVRRNKQRLEQLADAEWDLLVVDEAHHLAWSEGEPSREYQVIEQLAEQIPAVLLLTATPEQLGMESHFARLRLLDPNRFHDFEQFVAEQKNFRPIADAVSLLLADNVLGNEELDRLNALMGEEDITALLQVANSDREGKLEARKSLIAMLMDRHGTSRVLFRNTRNGVKGFPKRELHPILLPLPTQYQTAIKVSGIMSARKTVDERARDMLYPEQIYQEFEGETGTWWNFDPRVEWLMGYLTSHRDEKVLVICAKAATALQLEQVLREREGIRAAVFHEGLSIIERDRAAAYFASEENGAQVLLCSEIGSEGRNFQFASSLVMFDLPFNPDLLEQRIGRLDRIGQANDIQIFVPYLEKTAQAVLLRWYHEGLDAFEHTCPTGRAIYDSVYPQLIEMLAAPENPQGLDDFIVSCREQHDAMRQQLEQGRDRLLELNSNGGEQALALADSIAAQDNDTDLVNFALNLFDIVGINQDDRSDNLIVLTPSDHMLVPDFPGLPEEGCTITFNREQALSREDTQFITWEHPIIRNGLDLVLSGDTGSCALSLLKNKALPVGTLLVEMIYVVEAQAPKGLQLTRFLPPTPVRMLIDRKGTNLADKVEFESFNRQLNAVNRHTGSKLVNAVQQDVHEIIKLSEPTIADEARALIARASQEADEKLSAELSRLNALKKVNPNIREDEIEALESNREQVLSALSEANWRLDALRLIVVTHQ
- the polB gene encoding DNA polymerase II produces the protein MNQSRAGFVLTRHWRDTASGTEIVLWLATDAGPQRLVLPLQESVAFIPQRFQSQVEALLHNERQWRLAPLTLKDFRQQPVMGLYCTQYRQLQRLEKLLREQGVTVYEADIKPPERFLMERFITAPVWFDGTPGRDTLTDARVKPCASYRPPLKWVSLDIETNQHGDLYCIGLEGCGQRTVYMLGPENGDASTLDFKLEYVATRPQLLEKLNHWFAEHDPDVLIGWNVIQFDLRVLQKHADRYAIPLRLGRQQTALEWREHGFKPGVFFAQATGRLIIDGIEALKSAFWNFASFSLESVSRELLGDGKAIDNPWQRMNEINQRFAEDKPALARYNLKDCELVTRIFHKTAIMPFLLERASVNGLPADRHGGSVASFTHLYMPRMHRAGFVAPGIGEVAPETSPGGYVMDSRPGLYDSVLVLDYKSLYPSIIRTFLIDPIGLVEGLAHPDDASSIEGFRGARFSRQHHCLPAIVEQIGQGREAAKKQGNQPLSQALKIIMNALYGVLGTPSCRFFDPRLASSITLRGHEIMRQTQQLIEAQGYDVIYGDTDSTFVWLKTAHSEQQANDIGQRLVQKVNAWWQQHLQEKYGLTSALELEYETHFSRFLMPTIRGAEQGSKKRYAGLTGEGTQQRMVFKGLETVRTDWTPLAQRFQQALYLRIFTHQPWQAFILETVQQLLDGKLDEELVYKKRLRRPLHEYERNVPPHVRAARIADEQNQKLGRPLRYQKGGSIRYVMATSGPEPLEVRTTPLDYDHYVTRQLQPVADGILPFVGDDFATLITGQLGLF